The Oncorhynchus clarkii lewisi isolate Uvic-CL-2024 unplaced genomic scaffold, UVic_Ocla_1.0 unplaced_contig_7872_pilon_pilon, whole genome shotgun sequence genomic sequence agatagtagagataacctggtctggtgtactactgtataaagggataaccagagacattatagatagtagtagtagtagtagtaacctggtctggtgtacaactgtataaagggacaaccagagacattatagatagtagtagtagtagtagtagtaacctggtctggtgtacaactgtataaagggacatccagagacattatagatagtagaggtaacctggtctggtgtacaactgtataaagggacaaccagagacattatagatagtagtagtaacctggtatggtgtaatactgtataaagggacaaccagagacattatagatagtagaggtaacctggtctggtgtacaactgtataaagggacaaccagagacattatagatagtagtagtagtaacctggtatggtgtaatactgtataaagggacaaccagagacattatagatagtagagataacctggtctggtgtactactgtataaagggacaaccagagacattatagatagtagtagtagtagtagtaacctggtctggtgtacaactgtataaagggacaaccagagacattatagatagtagagataacctggtctggtgtactactgtataaagggacaaccagagacattatagatagtagtagtagtagtaacctggtctggtgtactactgtataaagggacaaccagagacattatagatagtagaggtaacctggtctggtgtactactgtataaagggacaaccagagacattatagatagtagtagtagtagtaacctggtctggtgtactactgtataaagggacaaccagagacattatagatagtagagataacctggtctggtgtacaactgtataaagggataaccagagacattatagatagtagaggtaacctggtctggtgtacaactgtataaagggataaccagagacattatagatagtagtagtagtagtagtaacctggtctggtgtacaactttataaagggacaaccagagacattatagatagtagaggtaacctgtataaagggataaagggataaccagagacattatagatagtagtagtagtagtagtagtaacctgttctggtgtacaactgtataaatggataaccagagacattatagatagtagaggtaacctggtctggtgtacaactgtataaagggacaaccagagacattatagatagtagaggtaacctggtctggtgtacaactgtataaagggacaaccagagacattatagatagtagagataacctggtctggtgtactactgtataaagggataaccagagacattatagatagtagtagtagtagtagtagtaacctggtctggtgtacaactgtataaagggacaaccagagacattatagatagtagaggtaacctggtctggtgtacaactgtataaagggataaccagagacattatagatagtagaggtaacctggtctggtgtacaactgtataaagggataaccagagacattatagatagtagaggtaacctggtctggtgctGTGACTGACTGGGCGGTCCATGGATCACAGTTGGCGTAGAAAGCATACATAATGAGTCCGGAGAACACCGCGCACACCAGGATGACCAGCAGGCCCAGCAGGTTGAAGTACAGAGCTCTGAGGATGTGAATGACAGACAAATGATACtgggaaagaaaaaaaaaatcacaaccaGATGTATAGAGCTCTTTTCACATCAACCGctatcacaaagtgctttacagtaacTCAGCCTTGACACGTGGATAGCAGACAAAGGCAGTGATATTAAGCATCCTGACTGTTCCACACAAGACACtcttaataataataaaagtatTCAGTATATTGTGTTGCAGTTGTCGTCCAGATCCGTCTCGAAGGACCATAGATAAGAGTAGCACCTTGTTAGAGTGGACTCCGAAAAACACGTGTCGGATCTGGATGGTGGACTGGTTTCAACTACGGCAGATGCATAGAGCAGGCCAGTACAGCTCGGCACGGCTCAGTAGTGTAAAAACAGTATATGTCTTTAGTGAAGGAATGTGCTTACAGTTTGGCGTGTGTCTCGGTTTTGCAGGAGATGCATCTCTGTATAGTTGACTGGTTGACCCCGTAGATGCCCAGCCAGGTGAAGGTTCCCCCAACAGAGATGGTCCAGAACGTATGACGTCTCAGTGGGTCAGGGTCAAAGCTGAGGGCATAGAGTCGTATTCATTAAGTGCGCTGGGTTCTCAAAGTAGGGTACCGCAGAGGGTCCGATCTCAAAATATATACACTCTTTCCGTAGATTTGGGTGAACCTTTGTTGTTCACTTGTTAAACTCAGAAGAGAGGAGATGATTAAGCCTTGAgatatttttatttgacctttatttaactaggcaagtcagttaagaacacattcttattttcaatgacagcctaggaacagtgggcagaacgacagatttgtaccttgtcagctcagggatttgaacttgcaaccttccggttactagtccaacgctctaaccacaaaggctaccctgccgccccatttgagacgtggattgtgtgtcattcagagggtgaaataGACAAAACTAtcgaagtgcctttgaactgggttaTGGTAGTCGGTGTCAGGTGCACCGGATTgcttcaagaactgcaacgctgctgggttttttcacgatcaacagtttcccgtgtagtggttagagtggaggggcggcaggtagcctagtggttagagtggaggggcggcaggtagcctagtggttagagtggaggggcggcaggtagcctagtggttagagtggaggggtggcaggtagcctagtggttagagtggaggggtggcaggtagcctagtggttagagcgttggactagtaaccgaaaggttgcaagattgaatccctgagctgacaaggtacaaatctgtcgttctgcccctgaacaggccgttaacccacagttcctaggctgtcattgaaaatagtaatttgttcttaactgacttgcctagttaaataaaggtcaaaataaaaaaaattgtgtggTAACAGTGGGTTGTACTTACTCAAAGATGTCGAGTCTGTTTCCATTTTTAGCCACCTCCCACACGGAGGCTGCGCCCCCTGTTTTCCTTGTCCCCTGGACGAGCACAGTCATGAagcccactaccatcaccaccatctggAACGCATCTGTCCACACCACTGCCTTCAGCCCACCCttcacacagaaagagagagagagagagacacagagagagacacagagagagagagagagacacacacacagagagagagagatcatccccACAGTCTGGCCTCCCCCCACATGACCATCACTCTGTACAGCATAACTGAATGGTCCCATGTCCTGACCTGGCACTAGGAGGTGGTTTGTTTACACTATCACTATTTATGTTACTAGACAGGCTATTTACTCAGGTGTGCTCTGCCCCTCTTTCAGAAACACAGTAAGAGAGGATGTCTGGAAGAAGGAAGGAACTCTATCGTTAGTAAGTAGGACAAATGAGTGAGTATCCCAACCCAACTCACCAGCGTGCAGTAGAACGTACACACAATGCCCGTTGCAAATATAGATCCCCAAAGGTTGAAGCCAGTGACTGTGGGAAGAAATGTAAGGTTTCAGAAAAAGAACATTTCGGGGTTTTTTGGATTTGTTATTTGACGTGGTAAAAGTTCTGCACCACTGAACAAAATGACATGCCTTGATTGAGAGCCAGGGCTGGAGCAAACACCACAACCCCTGTATATAAGATCTGAAATGGATTAAACACAGACGGATCAGGAGTAGAATACTAGGAAAACACCACAACCCCTGTATATAAGATCTGAAATGGATTTAAACACAGACGGATCAGGAGTAGAATACTAGGAAAACACCACAACCCCTGTATATAAGATCTGAAATGGATTAAACACAGACGGATCAGGAGTAGAATACTAGGAAAACACCACAACCCCTGTATATAAGATCTGAAATGGATTTAAACACAGACGGATCAGGAGTAGAATACTAGGAAAACACCACAACCCCTGTATATAAGATCTGAAATGGATTAAACACAGACGGATCAGGAGTAGAATACTAGGAAAACACCACAACCCCTGTATATAAGATCTGAAATGGATTTAAACACAGACGGATCAGGAGTAGAATACTAGGAAAACACCACAACCCCTGTATATAAGATCTGAAATGGATTTAAACACAGACGGATCAGGAGTAGAATACTAGGAAAACACCACAACCCCTGTATATAAGATCTGAAATGGATTTAAACACAGACGGATCAGGAGTAGAATACTAGGAAAACACCACAACCCCTGTATATAAGATCTGAAATGGATTAAACACAGACGGATCAGGAGTAGAATACTAGGAAAACACCACAACCCCTGTATATAAGATCTGAAATGGATTTAAACACAGACGGATCAGGAGTAGAATACTAGGAAAACACCACAACCCCTGTATATAAGATCTGAAATGGATTTAAACACAGACGGATCAGGAGTAGAATACTAGGAAAACACCACAACCCCTGTATATAAGATCTGAAATGGATTTAAACACAGACGGATCAGGAGTAGAATACTAGGAAAACACCACAACTAACTAACTGGAAATTCCCTGAATGTTTATTGACATTGTTTataaggagagaaagaaaaagctGGACATTAGAGGTATATGTCATGTCTGTTTACAAGAGAGGAACATTTAGAGCTGTATGTCATGTCTGTTTACAAGAGAGCAACATTTAGAGCTGTATGTCATGTCTGTTTATAAGAGAGGAACATTTAGAGGTGTATGTCATGTCTGTTTCCAAACAAACTCACCGTCTGCAAAATATAGATCAGAGTGGCAGCCATGCGAACCCCCTTACAGAACCGTATCTCTaaatactatacacacacacacacacatacacacacacacacacacacacacacacacacagacacacacacacacacacacacacacacacacacacacacacacacacagaaagagagacacacacacacacagagagacacacacacagagacacacacacacacagacacacacacacacacacacacacacacacacacacacacacacacacacacacacacacacacacagagagagagacacacacacacagagagacacacacacacacacacacacacacacacacacacacacacagagagagagagagatgttgttaGATCAAAGTAACAATGGATGATAAAACAACAGTTATGTGTTCAAAGCATCTGTTTCTAATCTGTATCAGGACATATCGCCGTCAAGTGTCACATTCAACCTTTATCAAAGTCAGACAGTCTGAGACCAGCCTTGATGATGTCATATTAATCACTGTCAGGGTGAACCTGTATTAGAGACAGTCCGAGACCAGCCTTGATGATGTCATATTAATCACTGTCAGGGTGAACCTGTATTAGAGACAGTCCGAGACCAGCCATGATGATGTCATATTAATCACTGTCAGGGTGAACCTGTATTAGAGACAGTCCGAGACCAGCCTTGATGATGTCATATTAATCACTGTCAGGGTGAACCTGTATTAGAGACAGTCCGAGACCAGCCATGATGATGTCATATTAATCACTGTCAGGGTGAACCTGTATTAGAGACAGTCCGAGACCAGCCATGATGATGTAATTACCTGAAACAGGATGAGTAATCTAGAGAGTTTCCCCTCGGCTTCACACTGAAATCGAATCACCTTTGCTCAGGTCATGTAAAAGTGAATCCCAACAGCTATTCCTTCTGAGACTGGAGAAAGAGCTGGGTTTCAGAGAGCTGAATATAGCCAAAccagtctggactatgatcaattaagacatatctataacCAGTCTGGtctatgatcaattaagacatatcaATAACCAGTCTGGTCTATGATCAATTAAAACATATCTATAAccagtctggactatgatcaattaagacatatcaATAACCAGTCTGGTCTATGATCAATTAAAACATATCTATAAccagtctggactatgatcaattaagacatatctataaccagtctggactatgatcaattaagacatatctataaccagtctggactatgatcaattaagacatatctataaccagtctggactatgatcaattaagacatatttataaccagtctggactatgatcaattaagacatatctataaccagtctggactatgatcaattaagacatatcaataaccagtctggactatgatcaattaagacataaAAATGTATCCCCATTGCCCAATGAAATAGCTTAATCGATACCACAAAAAAACTAAACCAGAAAGATCTGTGTTTTTTCTCCATTCTGACAACCCTCGTCAAATTCGACATGGCCTTGTATAGAATGCATTGTGAAAGAGATGGTGTAatgagatggtgagatggtgtAATGAGATGGTGTAatgagatggtgagatggtgtaatgagatggtgagatggtgtAATGAGATGGTGTAATGTACAGAATTTAAAAGTGAATCCTTGTATTACATGCATTATGAAGAAAATTGTGTAATGTAGATTCCACAAAATATGAAATGTGTTATGAACAACGCTCAGTACCACTCTTGTTTAAGGCAGCACCTCTTCTCCTCCAATGGTTTGAGCACAAaccactttcctctctctctctctctccttccaggagGTCATGTACGTTACTGCGATTCATTCTGTATAATACATCTGCACTGCAAAGCCCTGCGGTTTATAGAGACAACCCCTCTctatagaggacagaaccactctctatagaggacagaaccactctctatagaggacagaaccactctctatagaggacagaaccactctctatagaggacagaaccactctctatagaggacagaaccactctctTTATAGAAGACAGAACCACTCTctatagaggacagaaccactctctTTATAGAAGACAGAACCACTCTCTATAGAGGACAGAAGCACTCTctatagaggacagaaccactctctttatagaggacagaaccactctctttatagaggacagaaccactctctctaTAGAGGACAGAACTACTCTTTATAGAAGACAGAACCACTCTCTTTATAGAGGACAGAAGCACTCTctatagaggacagaaccactctctttatagaggacagaaccactctctATAGAGGACAGAAGCACTCTctatagaggacagaaccactctctTTATAGAGGACAGAAGCACTCTctatagaggacagaaccactctttatagaggacagaaccactctctTTATAGAGGACAGAAGCACTCTctatagaggacagaaccactctctatagaggacagaaccacactctatagaggacagaaccactctctttatagaggacagaaccactctctatagaggacagaaccactctctatagaggacagaaccactctctTTATAGAGGACAGAAGCACTCTctatagaggacagaaccactctctttatagaggacagaaccactctctATAGAGGACAGAAGCACTCTctatagaggacagaaccactctctTTATAGAGGACAGAAGCACTCTctatagaggacagaaccactctttatagaggacagaaccactctctTTATAGAGGACAGAAGCACTCTctatagaggacagaaccactctctatagaggacagaaccacactctatagaggacagaaccactctctttatagaggacagaaccactctctatagaggacagaaccactctctatagaggacagaaccactctctTTATAGAGGGCAGAACCACTCTCTTtatagaggacagaaccactctctctaTAGAGGACAGAACTACTCTTTATAGAAGACAGAACCACTCTCTTtatagaggacagaaccactctctttatagaggacagaaccactctctatagaggacagaaccagtctctttatagaggacagaaccactctctTTATAGAGGACAGAAGCACTCTCTATAGAGGACAGAAGCACTCTctatagaggacagaaccactctctatagaggacagaaccactctctATAGAGGACAAAACCACTCTCTctatagaggacagaaccactctctttatagaggacagaaccactctctTTATAGAGCACATATCCACTCTCTCTATAGAGGACAGAACTACTCTTTATAGAGGACAGAGCACTCTCTTTATAGAGGACACCACTCTTtatagaggacagaaccactctctTTATAGAGGACAGAAGCACTCTCTTtatagaggacagaaccactctctatagaggacagaaccactctctatagaggacagaaccactctctatagaggacagaaccactctctatagaggacagaaccactctctatagaggacagaaccactctctttatagaggacagaaccactctctttatagaggacagaaccactctctctaTAGAGGACAGAACTACTCTTTATAGAAGACAGAACCACTCTCTTtatagaggacagaaccactATCTTTATAGAGGACAGAAGCACTCTCTTtatagaggacagaaccactctttatagaggacagaaccactctctttatagaggacagaaccactctctTTATAGACAGGACACTCTCTTtatagaggacagaaccactctctttatagaggacagaaccactctctttatctctctatagaggacagaaccactctctatagaggacagaaccactctctttatagaggacagaaccactctctttatagaggacagaaccactctctctatagaggacagaaccactCTTTATAGAGGACAGAACCTCTCTCTTTATAGAGGACAGAACTTTATAGAGGACACTCTCTTtatagaggacagaaccactctctctctctatagaggacagaaccactctctatagaggacagaaccactctctATAGAGGACAAAACCACTCTCTctatagaggacagaaccactctctttatagaggacagaaccactctctttatagaggacagaaccactCTTTATAGAAGACAGAACCACTCTCTTtatagaggacagaaccactctctTTATAGAGGACAGAAGCACTCTCTTtatagaggacagaaccactctctata encodes the following:
- the LOC139397107 gene encoding sodium-coupled monocarboxylate transporter 2-like, yielding MDDEQLGTFVSWDYVVFACLFVVSSGIGVFFAVKERKNPSSEFLVGGRQMTCGPVALSLTASFMSAVTVLGAPSDVYRFGGSFILFGVAYTFVVIATAELFVPVFYRSGITSTYEYLEIRFCKGVRMAATLIYILQTILYTGVVVFAPALALNQVTGFNLWGSIFATGIVCTFYCTLGGLKAVVWTDAFQMVVMVVGFMTVLVQGTRKTGGAASVWEVAKNGNRLDIFDFDPDPLRRHTFWTISVGGTFTWLGIYGVNQSTIQRCISCKTETHAKL